TAACAGCAGAAAACTAAGTTGATAGATCTAAATTTTGAGTAGCTAtatgaatttgaagaattgaaactTTGAAAGTTGCATTAGAAAATATCAATTGAATTCTTTAAGActatgttgcttggactcttcAAATATGTTGACAGGTGCGTGTCGGATCCttcaaaagtagtgcatttttaaAGGATTTGACATGAGTGAGGCATCATTTTTGGAGAATCTAAGCAAACATAGGTTTGAGATATCTCTAAACAGAAAGTGATAAACTATGATGGCGATTTTTCCtctcatgagctagcttttaaAACCATGCTAGATTTTAACTTTGATTGTAGACTAAGAAAGTTCTGTTTTGGATTTGGACCAAGTTAGCCACAACATAAGTAGATGGTTCAGAGGAACCATCCAAGCCTAGgaagtaacaacaacatacccagtgaaatcctacAAGTGAGGTCTGAAAAGGATAAGATGTACACAGactttaccactacctcatggagatagagaggcaaTTTCAGAAAGAttctcggctcaaaagtcacagcctcaagtaagagagaaaaacaatatatatagcataatggcaaaaaacgaaaagcgatgcaaattttacaagacaagaacaataacgataacaaagtaatgtgataatcaaagacaataacaacacaactataatggcacgcctagacctacgaccaacCCTAAACTAACACAAGGCAAGACACCATTCCATTCCTACTAGTCTTCCACTCTAATCCGCGACCTCCAGTCCTTTcgatctaaggtcatgtccttggtgATATGAAGTAGCGCCATATCTTGTAtcatcacctctccccaatattttttcggtctacccctacccctctgcATAACCCCAAATCCAACCGCTCGCACCTCTTAACTGGGGCTTCGACACCCCTCCTCtacacatgcccaaaccatctcagtctcgcttttCTCATCTTATCTGCCACAGAGGCCACTTCCACCTTCTCCTGGATAACCTCATTTCtgatcttatcactcctagtgtgtcTACACATTCATCTCAGCATACTCATCTTCTGAACATCAGAGTTCTTTACTGGCCAGCACTCCACTCCATATTACAACGTCAgtctaaccaccattctgtagaacttacctttaagtttacgTGGTACCTTTTTATCACATAGGACTCCAGAGtcaagcctctatttcatccatgtTGCCCCAATGCGATGCGTGATATCATCgtcgatgtccccactactctAAATGATGGAaccaagatatttaaagattTCTGTCTTGGAGGTAGGTtgagtggcaagcctcacttccataCCCTCTTCATCCATCGCAACACTGAATTCGCACTCCACGTATTCTGTTATAATTTTGCTCAATCTGAATCCTTTGGACTCcagagtttgtctccaaacctctaacctatcattaactctgttcccaatctcatcaatcaaaactatgtcatccgcaaataacatacaccgtagaacctcctcctgaatagacCGTGTCAGctcatctatcaccaaggcaaaaagaaaaagactcaGCACAGATCTCTGATGTAGTCCCATCTCAATTGAAAAATGCTCTGAGTCACCTCCCACCGTCCTAATTCGAATCTTGGCTCCagcatacatgtcctttatcgccctaatatacaACATCAgaacacctttagcctccagacaccTCCAGAGAACATCTCTcggaactttgtcataagccttttcaagacaatgaacaccatatgaagatccctttttctttctctaaatttctccaccaatctccgcataagatggattgcttcagTAGTCGACCACTCCGACATGAATCCGAACTGATTCTCTGAGATTGACACTCCTcttctcaccctcatctccaccaatCTCTCCCAtatcttcatagtgtggcttagcaaTTTGATACCCCTGTAATTATTACAATTCTGGATATCActcttgttcttgtacaatggaacCATAGCCCAGGAAGTAGCCATCTGAATTTAATTGGCTGATGCAATTCATGACCATGTATGACCACGGTCCACGGCCATGCATGGACAAGTTAGTGGTATATTTGGCTAAGTGACTGTTATAATCCTAAAACCGGTACAATTAAGCAAACacttgaatttcaaatttgCTTCTGCAAGCACCTTCATGCTAGTAGATCTTGTGAAGTCAAAGATCATTCCTCCGCAtgattcattaaaatattttccgTGGTTCAAACAGGAATTTAAGAGATACTTGTGAAGGCAGAGATGCATCAATACAACAAACATGTGTATGTGTAAAATTGAGTGAGATTATATACATACCGGATTTGAGTTTTTCATCAAGGGCCCAATCAAGAGCCTTTTGCGCATCTTCAGTCAAAGGAGGTTCCTTGGGACTGAAATAGTAGAAGTCCCCTTTTCCAAGTATTTTGACAGTTTCTTCACGTACTTTTAAGAGAGTAATACTGTTTGCCCGTAAATATTTAGAAGCAAAATTCGTCCCTGCAATGCCGGAAGGAAATAAGTGCTCTAACATGACTTACTTCAAGTAGCAGAACCAGTATTCATGGAAGCTATTTCACCAAAATGATTAAAGCAGCTTAAATCACAGGGAAAGTGTAAGTTGGAGATATAAACAGAGTCTACATACAAGGTCTTTAGTATGCCAACATACTATTGAATGACCTGTTCTAAAAGtaactctctcttttcttcttttatctcTCAAATTAATACAGATATGCAGTCATAATCTAATACTTTCTGTCTATATCTGAATGATGTTCTTGGTGCAGAGAGTTCCTAATACATATAAGCTAAAATCAACAGAATGACATTTCCCATCAACTTACAAGTGTTGTGTACCAACTTCTGTGTGCCACGTTGTTCCAAAACATAACCTAAAATGCAGAGAATATCTTTCCAATGAAGTTGCAGCAATCTTGTCTTCTACTGTTTCATGTGCCGGTCAATTTTCTTTAGGCTCCTCAAAAGAGCAACTAACATCAGAAGCCACAACACATATAGTTCACTCCAAGAGCCTCTCAACCTCGCCTAATTCTTTTCACGTATTGAACAACTTTGTATATATCACAATGTTTTATAGCAATGTAAAATGGCTTTGGTAACTACATAATGTTAGGTAAGTTCGGTAAGTTGCCAGGTTTGACAAGAGTAATCTTATTCAAATCTCAATGAAAAAGAACAAGGATTAGATGGACGGACACAACTGCACAGGAGTTACTAAAGTAAAGGTGTTCTAAATATGTGAACGTGAAACAACTCTTCTCATTCATATCTCTAGCAAAAACTCCATTGTTATGCCACATTCTAACATTAAAGAATGAGCACACCAAGAAACTATCTTCTGTCTATTGTTTATTCAAGTGCTAGTTTGAGTTATTAGCATCACGAGTAACAAAGCAATAAGAGTTCCTTCCCGCTTGCATGATCAAACAGCGTATCTCTagcaaaataacaaatattttcttagtaaagtttcaaaaaaaaataacagaCCTTCAATCAAAATCCCCATGATAAGAGCTTCTGTTCCAGTAGTAGGATATTTAAGTTTTCTTGCTTCCAGTTCAGCCATGGTAAATGATTTTATCGCCTTCGCCGACCATCTAAAATTTCACTCACCGAATTCAAGATACCTCAAAACACATTGAAATACCAACtaataaacaacaacaaatcaAACAACAACTAATATCCCAAAACTTTCCTCCTCCTTTTCTGGTTCAATAAAACAAGTAATAAAAGGAAAACACTCACTTAGGAATCTTCTCTATAGGTACTGCAGGCTCCGGCTTTCTGCAATAACAGAATGATACAAAGCTGTCATCTTTATAGCTTACAGGCTAAAATTTCGATTGACCCAGAAATAATACAATCAATCTTTCCCAAAACAATTGGCATCAACTATATGAGTTCTCTATGTCCATAAAAAACAACTTAAAAAATGGAAATGTTTCTGCAAGGATAAATAAGGGGCAAGTGTAAGAACTGACCCACGGGGAAGGATGAAGGCGACAGCGGCTCTAATGGGGCactgttttgaaaaaaattgtttgaaATTCTTGGACTGAAGAGAGAAATTGACTGGAGTACCAAGTAATTGACACTGCAGATTTTTCGGTTCCAATGCGTTTTTTGTCCGGAGAGATGAATTGGGTCCTCTGTAATTCAGCTGGTTGATGCTCTTAGAAGTTGCTGTCATTGTAGAGAGAGCTTGAACAGCCATTTTTGCCCCCAAGACTCTGCTCCAATTTGAGAAAATGGGTTGAAAGTTTGGACCTTTCTGGTTTGGGACGATGATGAGAAGATGATAAGAAACGATGACGTTAGCCTTATGGGCTTGAGATCCAATACTTTATGGGCCCAACTTGCTTTAAGCCCACAAGAAACATGAAATTCTAAGGTGCACCGCAATCTGAAATGTGACTTTTCTTTAGTGAAATTTCTTCTTTTAGTTGatgatacatatttttttataaaggaAATTACgcgaataaataaaaatatactaattaattaattaacataattataatttagctaatttataatttatcacTAATATTTAGCTTTAGTTATGATttgaatttgtataattcgaatgtttgtataattcaaaatttgtataatataatttgtataatttttgtataatgtaattgtatataatataatttgtataactgtTTAATATCAGATGtttgtgtttgtataaatttgttattttaagtttatacaaaaataactcaattataccCATAAATTATACAAACGAGAAACTTAAACTATAGCAGCAGTCCGTAAATATGCAAGCTATAGCTAAGGAtactaattaagtttattataatAGTTATTTGCAAAATTTCTCCTATTTTATAATCAACTTTAACCTAACTTCCATAGTTGAACTAATTCTTTCCTCTTTTTTTGGTTTCCCACCTGTTTGCGGAGTGCGCACTAATTCTATTAATGGGCCCTGCAGTGTGCActggaaaaccaaaaaaaaaaagaattagctCAACGTAAAGAAGTTAGGTTAaagttaattataaaataggAGAAATTTCAACAAATATTGGTGTTGAACTAATTCTATTAATCCAAACATATGCTCAACGTAAAGAAGTTAGGTTAaagttaattataaaataggAGAAATTTCAACAAATATTGGTGTTGAACTAATTCTATTAATCCAAACATATGCTCGTtaatctattttatttgtttttaactCTATGTGGCTAGCTAACGTTTTATAGCTGGTTGATATGTTAGTTGTAGCGCGCCTTCCCTCCTCCCCTCACTTTAGAAAGATTTTTCAGCATTTTCTTAAGAGAAATTTAGAAGTACTCATTTCTACTGAAAATAGCAATGTTTAATCAAAGCATATGTCTTTTGTCACACCCAAGCACTCATTCTTCAAATACTCTGCCCTAATTCAGTTTTACCCATAATTGGGTTATTCAATTATATATACAATGATGGTCTCAACAATATGAGACAGAGCCTTGAATGAGTGATTGCTCCCTCTGTGTATGCCAGCTATGTTAGTTTCCTTGCTTTGCACTTCCTTGCAGTTGTACGCGATCTGTGCAGCTAATAAAACCAAAAGTGACAAATAATTGTCCATTGATCTCTGCTATAAGTGTGATGTGCAGATAATATCCTACGCAGCAATAAAGATTCTCGATGGATGCAAATGACCTTCTCGGTCATCAAAGAATCTGAGATCCCCGTTCCCTTCATTTCTTTCACCTGTCCAGACACAATAACAAAGCAGAAGCTCATTGTAGCAACAACTCCTCATCTCTCTGTAGTTGTTTGAGCCGTCTTTTTGCATATACAGTGATCATCACAGTTGTAACAAAAGTGAAACTAAAGCCAAGAACATTAAGAATAATCTGTGGAGCTGATAAAAAACGTTGCTCTTGAGAAGCATTTGCAAGAGTCTTTATCAGGATGCCACTGCACAGAAAGTTGGAAGTAAAAGTATTCAGCAAGTGGAAGTTTTTCTTAATCAGTAAACAACAGATACTATTAATAGAATAAAACCAGACAAGAGGAAGTTTTAATAATGAAAAGTAAACATTTGTCAGAGTGTAGCAGGCAGCATATACCAAATGAAACCCTCCTAAAACTAGTACAAAGATTGCTTTGTGTTCAGTTTGCATTCTCCATGGAGAATGAAATATGCAATCCTTCCCATCCAACTGCACTCCTGCCACAACGGCCCTCCAAAACAATGGTGCAAAAGGAACCAAAACCCGAATAATAACAGACAAGCAGAGTACTAAACATGAAAGGCAATAAAACTTGTGCAATCAGAAATATGGAATAGTATCAACAACCCTAAATAAGAAAAATCAGGAGAAAGACACAAATCGATTGCTCTTTCTTTTTACTTTCCTAAAAGCATGCAATCATGGACTACAATTACCTTTAAAGGATTTAACTAGTATAAACAGAAATTCATCATTATTTAATAGAATAGGTCAGCCAAATTATTTCCAGTCACAAGTTACTTCTCTGCCTTCCCACTTTAAGTACGTAACTAGTGCAAATATGTTGGTCGAAATGAAGAACCATTATTGTTAATGTGAGTCCTCGACTCCTTTCATATAACTATTTGTGAAGAGTTTAATGGGTTTTGATTTCACTATCAAGTGTTTAAATTAGACTTATAAACTTTAGCTTCGGCCATAGAGCACAAATTTTATTACTATACTATATTTTACTATCAATTTGACCTCCACAATAACTTATCTTGAAAGATAAGTGATAACTTAATGATTTATGCCTGTCTCCAGGTGGTGAGCATAAACTATTGTGTTCATGTTTGATACATAAAAGCTTGAACATTGTCCACAATTAGTTAATTCTGCATCAGAGAAATACAACAGTAAGAGCATGAACACTTACTTAGCTGAAAGAATGAAACCTTAGTGTAGCAGCACAAAATACTGAGTCCCCCCAACAGAGATAATATAATAGGACAAGGAAGCAAGAAGAAATAGTTTTTTCTGCTGTTGAGAATAAGGTTTTGTCAAATATCCTGCAATGACCTTCACTTATAGAGAGAATATCAACTAAGTCGGGAAAAAAAATGTCCGTTGTGCGTCTAAGATCAAAATTATAGGCAACCACAAGCATGGCAAGGGAAAAAAGGGAAAGGTGAGCTAAAAAAGTTTTCCACCAGCATTGAACAAAGTTATGCTGACACATCAACCAAATTGCTATTTCTGTACCTCAAAACACCTCAAACATTAACCAGGATCATAACATAACTTGGAGAAGAACAATTAACATTTATATCCACATGTATATTATCCCTTTCTCAATTGGCTAGCTGTGAGGAGGTGATCTTAACGGCTGAGAATTTGAAAAAGAGGAAGATTACACATGTCA
The genomic region above belongs to Solanum dulcamara chromosome 5, daSolDulc1.2, whole genome shotgun sequence and contains:
- the LOC129889928 gene encoding ATP-dependent Clp protease ATP-binding subunit CLPT2, chloroplastic-like — encoded protein: MAVQALSTMTATSKSINQLNYRGPNSSLRTKNALEPKNLQCQLLGTPVNFSLQSKNFKQFFSKQCPIRAAVAFILPRGKPEPAVPIEKIPKWSAKAIKSFTMAELEARKLKYPTTGTEALIMGILIEGTNFASKYLRANSITLLKVREETVKILGKGDFYYFSPKEPPLTEDAQKALDWALDEKLKSGDNGEITTTHVLLGVWSQQGSPGYKVLAAMGFNDEKAKELENVISDPGFVDD